CAATAGCAGACAACAGCATTGAATTTAAGCGTAATAAAACAATTTACTCAAAAGTAGATTTTAAAGAAGTTTTGATCGATTGTGACTGGTCTCCAAAAACAAAAGACAATTATTTTTATTTATTAAAAAGGATTAAAGACAATTGCCCAAATATAAAAATAGCCGCTACAATTAGGCTATGGCAGTATAAATATGCTACAAAAGCTGGTGTGCCGCCAGTAGATCGAGGACTTTTAATGTGTTATAATATCAGTAAACCAACGGATATTAATGCAGAAAATTCTATAGGGACCAGCCGCGAATTAGCACAATATATTACCCATGATAAATATAAACTCAAACTTGATATTGCTCTGCCAATATACAGTTGGGCAGTTGTTTTTAGAGGAAACCAGTTTAAAGGGATTTTGTCAGATTATAGTAAACTACTAAGCGATAGCGTAGAATTAAAGCAACTAAATGCTAATAACTATATTCTAAAAAATGATATCCTGATTGGAAAGAAATATTTGAGAAACGGAGACCTGATACGGATCGAAAAAATTTCAGATGACGAGCTTGAAAAAATGATTTCGATTGTAAAAAATAAAATTAAAATAGATAACCAAACAAAAGTTACATTTTTCGCTTTTGATAAAAAATATATAAATGATTATGGAATTCAAAAAATATCAAAATATTATGCGCAGTTTTAGTCTTTTAATTTTACTATTTAGTTTTCAGGTCTCTTTTGCTTGTATCGGAGACGATTTTGGAGATGAAAGAACGAGAGTGGCAATTTTTATGGCAAAGCGAAGTGGTTTCGCGGGACTTAGTCCGTTTAATTATACTTCATATAATTATACATCTACATATTCGTTCTATACTGGACAGGATATCTGGCCTTACGACACGAATGAGGCTTCTAACATAGATCTTAGTGAAAAAGAATTAAACTGCTTGGAATGGAAAAAAAAATTAGGCAATAAAATCAATGTCGATGATATTTATGATATTCTGTATCATAGAAAAACAGCTGAATTTGTAAACGCATATGAGTCGAAATCATTCAGAACTGCTTTTAAGGGAAATACCTTTGTTAATAGTTTGTTAATGCCAAAAAATAAAGGTTTTTTAGATTGTGTTTTATTAGCAAAGAAAATAGAACATAATATTCGAACTTGGCAGATAAATAATTATTCAATCGATATTAATGATTATAAAAAGAAGCTTTTAAATACTAAAGATGCATTCTTGAGAAAGCGATATGCCTTTTTAATTTTGAGATATTATTTTTATAAAGATAACTCGAAAGAAGTGATCCGTTTATATAATACTTATTTTGGAAACGGTTTAAATTCAATCATAGAATTATGGGCGTTAGATTATAGAGGATCGTATTTTACTAATAATGGTTCCAGCAGTTATGCACTACACAACTTTTTAGCTGGTTTTGGTTATAAAACATCGTTAATATTGCACAATAAAGATCTACAATTACTAATGAACGCAATGCGTTTACCCGAAAATAGAAATGCAAAAAGCATTGCTCTAGCAACTCAGAATTTCCATAATCCCAAGCCATGTCTGGATGTGATTAAAAAAATAGGAAAAGCAAGTCCTAATAATATACTTTTAGCTTTTTTAATTGGGAGAGAAATTAATAAAATAGAAGACTGGACTTTTTCCATTAAATATACAGGATTTACCCCATCGGTACTTTGTCATGGCAATTGGGATGATAGTTTTGAAAAATGTATTAAAGAAAATTATAAAAATGACATTTCCTATTTAAGAAATTTCAGAGGGTTTTTAATTAATATGCACCAAGAAACTATTGGAGAACAAAGAGACTTTGTAGCAGCTGCAATTGCTCATCTTTATTTAATGGATAATGAGGCTGATTTGGCAAAAAAATATGTAGATATGATTTCTGATAAGTCTAATGAATCTATACAAGTTCAAAAGAATATTCTATTAGCCATGGCATCTTTAAAAACAGAGAATCTTAAAAGTAAAAAAGTTCGATACCAACTTCTTACATATTTTAATTCGGTTGAAAATTTAGCCAAAAAGGAGAAAGCATTGCAAAAGTGTTTATACAGTTTGTATTTGGTTGCGAGTGACGAATTTCATAAAAAAGGAGATGAAGCTGTCGCTGCTTTATTTTTGATAAAATCGAATTATGCTGAAGAATATAAAATGGAAGATAGAGAAATGAGTGATTTTGATTATATTAAATATTTAGACAGGCATGCAAAAATAAAAGATATAGATTATTTAATCGGATTAAAAGAAAAACAAAACACAACGTCTTTTGAAAAATTTATTTCATTAAAAACCTTAGCTCCCAATGTAAATATTTACAAAAATTTAAAAGGAACAATGGCTTTTAGAGATGATGATTTAGATTTAGCGTATACAGCTTTTTCAACCATACCTAATAGTTTTTGGAATAATGAGGAAAAGGAGGATTGTGAAAGCAGTTTAAAACAAGATCCATTTATACCAAAAGACTTAACAAGATCGGAAGACCGAAAATATGATTATTATTTTAATAAAGCCGATTTTATTGCCAAACTTATTCAATTAAAAAAGCAAAATACAGCAGCCAGTAATTTGCAATTAGGACATGCTTATTTTAATGTTTCTTCTATAGGTAATTCTTGGGCTATGGTCTGTTATTATAAATCAGGAGATAATAAAAATGAAAAATACCAAAATGATAATTACTGTAATTTGAAAATGGCAAAAATGTATTATGAAAAAGCATTGAAGTTATCTAAAAATGATGAAGAAAAAGCATTAGCAAACCTAATGATTTTTGAATGTAATTATTATAGATATGAGTTTTCAGGTTTCAATTCTTATGCATTAGATTACTTTCCTTATAAATATTCAGGTTTTTACATTGACCCGGTTTATTATATATTCTACCCATTTTACAATTATGATTTTGGTATTGGAAAATTTAAAGGAGTTAAGGAACTTACTAATTTTTATACAGTTTATAGATCAACTGAAACTTTTAAAAAATACAATTGTCCAACAATTGAAAATTTTATAAATTAAAGCATAAAAAAAAGCGTTCGCACAGCGAACGCTTTTTTTTATAAGGTAAAATCTAAAATTAGATAGCTGTTACAATAGCTAAAAAGTCATCAGCTTTTAGAGCAGCACCTCCAATTAAACCACCATCTACGTCTGGTTTACCAAAGATTTCTTTAGCGTTTTCTGGTTTAACAGAACCACCGTATAAAATAGAAACTTCATCAGCAATATCAGCTCCAAAAGCTTTACGGATAGTTTCTCTAATAAATTCGTGCATTTCCTGCGCTTGCTCTGGCGAAGCAGTTTCTCCAGTTCCAATAGCCCAAACAGGTTCGTAAGCTAAAACAATTTTAGACCAAGATTCTTTAGCAATATGGAAAACACCATCACGCAATTGATTTTCAACAATATTAAAATGATTGTCAGATTGACGGTCTTTTAATTCTTCTCCAAAACAGAAAATAACTGTCATGTCGTGTTTTAAAGCGGTATCAACTTTGTTTGCAATTAAAGCGTCAGTTTCGTGGAAAATAGCTCTACGCTCAGAGTGACCTAAAATTACTGTGTTAACACCAATGCTTGTTAACATATCTGCAGAAATTTCTCCTGTAAAAGCACCACCTTCAGCTTGGTGAACGTTCTGAGCAGAAACACCAATAGTTGTGTTTTTTAATTTTGCAGCAGCGGCTTGTAAGTTTACAAAAGTTGGAGCTACAATAACTTGTGCATTTGTTTTAGCTGGAATTTTAGCCACTAATTCGTTTAATAATTCTTCAGTTTGCGCAGCATTTTTATGCATTTTCCAGTTTCCTGCAACAATCGATTTTCTCATTTTGGTAGTTTTATATTATTTTTTTGTTTTTTGTTTGAATTTAAGCCAAAGTCCAAAATTGATATTTGAATTTTGACATTGTTATTGAAAGATTATTTCAATGATTGTAAAGTAGAATTGATTTTCTCAAAATCAGTTTCAATTGCTCTGTATAAAACGATTTTACCAGTTTTGTCCACTACAATGTATCTTGGAATCCAGTCTAAGTCAATCGCTTTTCCAAAAAGACCTTTCATGCCATCATTCATCATGTAATGATCTCCTTTATTTAATTCGTGTTTTTCGATTCCAGCTTTCCATTTATCAGCAGTTTTATCAGCAGAAATGAATAAATAAGATACATCAGGATTATTAGATTGTAGCTCTTTTAATTTTGGCATTGCTTTCACACAATCACCACACCAAGAAGCCCAAACTTCAATAACTAAAGTTTTGCCTTTGTATTTTTTTAAGATATTTTTGAAAGTAACCTGACTTCCATCAGTGG
The Flavobacterium humidisoli DNA segment above includes these coding regions:
- the tpiA gene encoding triose-phosphate isomerase: MRKSIVAGNWKMHKNAAQTEELLNELVAKIPAKTNAQVIVAPTFVNLQAAAAKLKNTTIGVSAQNVHQAEGGAFTGEISADMLTSIGVNTVILGHSERRAIFHETDALIANKVDTALKHDMTVIFCFGEELKDRQSDNHFNIVENQLRDGVFHIAKESWSKIVLAYEPVWAIGTGETASPEQAQEMHEFIRETIRKAFGADIADEVSILYGGSVKPENAKEIFGKPDVDGGLIGGAALKADDFLAIVTAI
- a CDS encoding TlpA family protein disulfide reductase — encoded protein: MKQLVLVVIAFISFSCSQAQKTAFSKEALSEKLLATDGSQVTFKNILKKYKGKTLVIEVWASWCGDCVKAMPKLKELQSNNPDVSYLFISADKTADKWKAGIEKHELNKGDHYMMNDGMKGLFGKAIDLDWIPRYIVVDKTGKIVLYRAIETDFEKINSTLQSLK